In the Drosophila biarmipes strain raj3 chromosome X, RU_DBia_V1.1, whole genome shotgun sequence genome, one interval contains:
- the LOC127012484 gene encoding uncharacterized protein LOC127012484, with protein sequence MRALSVRRQLYPFVKRTYLKQFIKYYNGNGNIIKQVSRNFGMHLRGSAYWDLDKVHVMLAGLCLLILVEHKSTDLERKLRTKLMNRLLNVIECVHPMTVHILVERLLTNLEESGACEERSLFTLASVLSNCSWRGRPLAVCLLWVILSRRLPGLEVTMHRYRELEELVKTAHRVPSRDQFDWGDWLLDSALQERLEELSTLIESVEMLVRLVMADNRELLAAGYPEHFFQIGAYDAMFLKSWFLELTEQLPPQYCEHSEKMTAIIDSVMSISW encoded by the exons ATGAGGGCTCTAAGTGTTCGTCGCCAGCTTTACCCCTTCGTGAAACGCACTTACCTAAAGCAGTTTATTAAGTATTATAATGGTAATGGGAACATAATCAAG CAGGTAAGTCGTAATTTCGGTATGCACCTCCGGGGATCCGCCTATTGGGATCTCGACAAGGTGCACGTAATGCTGGCCGGACTCTGCCTCCTCATCTTGGTGGAACATAAGAGCACCGATCTTGAGCGAAAACTTCGCACCAAGCTGATGAACCGGCTTCTGAATGTCATCGAATGTGTGCATCCCATGACT GTGCACATTCTGGTGGAGCGACTGCTGACCAATCTGGAGGAGTCGGGTGCCTGCGAGGAGCGGAGCCTCTTCACATTGGCCTCGGTGCTCTCAAACTGCTCGTGGCGAGGTCGTCCCCTGGCCGTCTGCCTGCTGTGGGTGATACTGAGTCGCAGGCTTCCCGGTCTGGAGGTCACCATGCACCGCTACCGTGAGCTCGAGGAGCTGGTGAAGACTGCGCATAGGGTACCGTCCCGCGATCAGTTCGACTGGGGCGACTGGCTGCTGGACAGCGCTTTGCAAGAGAGGCTGGAGGAGCTAAGCACCTTGATAGAATCGGTCGAGATGCTCGTTCGCCTGGTGATGGCCGATAATAGGGAGCTCCTGGCAGCCGGCTATCCGGAGCACTTCTTTCAAATAGGCGCCTACGATGCCATGTTCCTCAAGAGCTGGTTCCTCGAGCTCACCGAACAGCTGCCTCCGCAATATTGCGAGCACTCAGAGAAG ATGACGGCAATTATCGACAGTGTGATGTCAATATCTTGGTAA
- the LOC108030110 gene encoding uncharacterized protein LOC108030110, whose amino-acid sequence MEDHAMNHMVRPQGFSLEELRQTLGHSSIRGQCYFIYGTTNILEVIAGFDELLNREEIEFGAEQLAPVYVTGMMVYLLHHEDLAATQVRRTLFLQRCFDYMACTEETHIHQVCIYMLSLLDANNSSVMLNLIHCCRVASPLSTMARVVGNCLLWAMLDHLSDLGLDSHRLRPAGTLLLVVAVVNPRTYVQSYLHALHLVVRLISSLLLVGPLGGHGQQLCQEAGVPGDLMKLAKEDSSILVRWLIAIVEELRPEMVQNEDLGHLHERLVLLEAICELMQLLHGHLVKCHQDKQDLNQT is encoded by the exons ATGGAGGACCACGCCATGAACCATATGGTGCGACCCCAGGGCTTCAGTTTGGAGGAACTGCGCCAGACCTTGGGTCACTCCAGCATTCGGGGACAATGCTACTTCATCTATGGCACCACCAATATTCTGGAG GTAATTGCAGGGTTCGATGAGCTGCTCAACCGGGAGGAAATCGAATTCGGAGCCGAGCAGCTGGCTCCGGTTTATGTGACCGGGATGATGGTGTACCTACTGCATCACGAGGATCTGGCGGCCACCCAGGTGAGGAGAACCCTCTTCCTGCAGCGATGCTTTGATTATATGGCCTGCACCGAGGAGACCCAT ATCCACCAAGTATGCATTTACATGCTGAGCCTTTTGGACGCCAACAACTCGAGCGTCATGCTCAACCTTATCCACTGCTGCCGCGTGGCCAGTCCCCTGAGCACGATGGCCCGCGTGGTGGGCAACTGCCTGCTCTGGGCCATGCTGGATCACCTGTCGGACTTGGGCTTGGACTCGCACCGCCTGCGCCCGGCTGGCACTCTGCTCCTCGTCGTCGCGGTGGTGAATCCCCGCACCTACGTGCAATCCTATCTGCACGCCCTGCACCTGGTGGTGCGCCTGATATCCAGCCTTCTGCTGGTCGGACCCCTCGGCGGACATGGCCAGCAGCTGTGCCAGGAGGCCGGTGTGCCGGGAGACCTGATGAAACTGGCCAAGGAGGACTCCTCGATTCTGGTGCGCTGGCTAATCGCCATCGTTGAGGAGTTGCGTCCCGAAATGGTGCAGAACGAGGATTTGGGGCATTTGCATGAGCGTCTCGTGCTCCTGGAGGCCATATGCGAGCTCATGCAACTGCTGCACGGCCACTTGGTTAAGTGTCACCAGGATAAACAGGATCTAAACCAAACCTAG
- the LOC108029332 gene encoding uncharacterized protein LOC108029332 has protein sequence MSGKDDRSKEKRRNMKQYSHHHKKDQGRSTTSSGSPPPTSRRSMVDVADSSDEPRFARRGNWQSGGGGGAGRSSLAPQRNRDLLDTLPSDTDDVEQLGLDGAPIDENARAQLRAGDFQQLAQFPSLGGGHFTFGSEREWASVAEGQTKLHTKAASGYFTLNLSRLNAGLQTIPFYKRMDYPASMFTRAQIVAQEEAAERAEAVYQQHILRESNGGSKSRVASAKSNKEAAPAATEKPASAAPPAEPDELDELLAMTNKQLDMGSGMGPITMPMPMPMVQPATPSSAASKNEVEQWLDSVLDE, from the exons ATGTCCGGCAAGGACGATCGATCCAAGGA GAAGCGCAGGAACATGAAGCAGTACAGTCATCACCACAAGAAGGATCAAGGACGATCCACCACCTCGTCGGGCTCGCCGCCGCCCACCTCGCGGCGCAGCATGGTGGACGTGGCCGACTCCAGCGACGAGCCCAGGTTTGCCAGGCGCGGCAATTGGCAAtccggcggcggaggcggcgcGGGTCGCTCCTCGCTGGCCCCGCAAAGGAACCGGGATCTGCTGGACACCTTGCCCAGCGACACCGACGATGTGGAGCAGCTGGGCCTGGACGGCGCACCCATCGACGAGAATGCCCGCGCTCAACTGCGTGCCGGCGACTTCCAGCAGCTGGCACAGTTCCCCAGTTTGGGCGGCGGTCACTTCACCTTCGGCTCGGAGCGCGAGTGGGCCAGCGTGGCCGAGGGCCAGACCAAGCTGCACACCAAGGCCGCCAGCGGCTACTTCACCCTGAACCTGAGCCGCCTGAATGCGGGCCTGCAAACGATTCCGTTCTACAAGCGCATGGACTATCCCGCCTCAATGTTCACGCGGGCACAGATTGTGGCCCAGGAGGAGGCCGCCGAACGGGCCGAGGCTGTTTACCAGCAGCACATCTTGCGCGAATCCAACGGCGGCTCCAAATCCCGCGTGGCCTCAGCTAAGTCGAATAAGGAGGCAGCGCCTGCAGCGACGGAGAAGCCAGCTTCGGCTGCCCCACCAGCTGAACCCGATGAACTGGACGAGCTCCTGGCCATGACCAACAAGCAACTTGATATGGGCTCCGGCATGGGGCCCATcaccatgcccatgcccatgcccatggTGCAGCCGGCCACGCCTTCCTCGGCGGCCAGCAAGAACGAGGTGGAGCAGTGGCTGGACTCCGTTTTGGATGAGTAA
- the LOC108028526 gene encoding putative glutathione-specific gamma-glutamylcyclotransferase 2, with product MLGFLQALQGSGTATEQLPGDIYTEFFADILLAARENGCKPEAPEKTQGFNMLRTFDTENSNQLEPPAPTDEDVWIFGYGSLVWKADFPYIDRRRGFVGGFKRRFYQHSIDHRGIPERPGRVVTLLPGEPDQDRVYGVAYRIAASQKGAVLDHLDYREKNGYERCSLEFHEYTSATAGEPIQVIMYVATQANDSYAGDVWQVPCIAKQIFSSAGPSGPNREYLFNLATAMEQLFPGALDEHLEELVACVRRYIAEDEPQLLQQALLHEIAAILKDEQLAGQAQRLEELLERCQQPGGREWLLHKALQPKREA from the coding sequence ATGTTGGGCTTTCTGCAGGCACTGCAAGGCAGCGGAACCGCGACGGAGCAGCTGCCCGGCGACATATACACCGAGTTCTTCGCGGACATCCTGCTGGCGGCCCGGGAAAATGGCTGCAAGCCGGAGGCTCCAGAGAAAACGCAGGGATTCAACATGCTGCGCACCTTCGACACGGAGAACAGCAATCAATTGGAGCCGCCGGCGCCCACGGATGAGGATGTCTGGATCTTCGGCTACGGCTCGCTGGTGTGGAAGGCGGACTTCCCGTACATAGACCGTCGGCGCGGCTTTGTTGGGGGCTTCAAGCGCCGCTTTTACCAGCACAGCATCGATCACCGGGGCATCCCAGAGCGTCCTGGTCGCGTGGTCACTCTGCTGCCGGGTGAACCCGACCAGGACCGGGTCTACGGCGTGGCCTATCGCATTGCCGCGAGTCAGAAGGGCGCTGTGCTGGACCACCTGGACTACAGGGAGAAGAATGGCTACGAGCGGTGCAGCTTGGAGTTCCACGAGTACACGAGTGCCACCGCTGGCGAGCCCATCCAGGTGATCATGTACGTGGCCACGCAGGCGAACGACTCGTATGCCGGCGATGTCTGGCAAGTGCCCTGCATCGCGAAGCAAATCTTCAGCTCCGCCGGTCCCAGCGGACCCAATCGCGAGTACCTGTTCAACCTGGCCACCGCCATGGAGCAGCTCTTTCCCGGCGCCCTGGACGAGCACCTGGAGGAGCTGGTGGCCTGCGTGCGCCGTTACATTGCCGAGGATGAGCCACAGCTATTGCAACAAGCCCTGTTGCATGAGATAGCCGCAATTCTGAAAGACGAACAGCTGGCTGGTCAAGCTCAGCGTCTGGAGGAGCTGCTGGAACGTTGCCAGCAGCCTGGCGGTCGCGAGTGGCTGCTCCACAAGGCCCTGCAACCCAAGCGCGAGGCGTGA